AAGCCCAGGTGCTCCATGAGTGCGACACAGTCACGGGCCTTGGCCCGTTTGGAAGACGCTTCATAATCATAGGGGTCAGCCGGCTTGCCGGACTTTCCAAACCCCCTCAGATCTGGGCAAATTACCGTGTAATTCTTCGCAAGAATAGGAGCGACCTTGTGCCAGGTGGTGTGAGTCCTGGGATGTCCGTGCAGCAGAAGAATAGGTGGGCCACTTCCGCCATGTCGCACACGAAGCATTGTCTCCGGCAACCTGATCATTTCAAGCTTGAAATCTTCGAACATGCGCACTCCCTTGAATAAGATGCTGAACGATCTTCGTGATTGCCGGTTCCGAGAGATGTCCCGTTGTATGAGACGTGGAAAACGCCAGGGGGGGCTTCCGCTGCACGACGCATTTGGGCGTGTTCTGGGATGAGAAACGCCACCTGCTGAACCTTCACGCTCTAATCGACCGCCGCCCTCGAAATTTTTTAAAGGCGGCTCTTGAATTCGCGGCGTCCAAAACCAAATCGATACGCGCCGGCCGCTCACGACAGGGCTGGCACTGCTGGAAGCGCCATCTTTCGGCGCTCCGTACCCATGTTGCTTCAAGGAGGATATGGCTATGGCAACATCTTTTGACTATTCCCCCCTTTTCCGGTCCAGCGTCGGTTTCGACCGGGTGTTCAATCTTCTCGAAAACGCGCAGCGCGCTCGCTCGGTCAGCGACTGGCCGCCCTACGACATCGTCAAGACGGGCGATGACAGCTACCGGATTGCAATCGCGGTTGCCGGCTTTGCGCAGGACGATCTCGACATTACCTTTCAATCCAATCTGCTGACAGTCACCGGCAAAAAGCAGGAGACGGCCGCAGAGGCCTATCTGCATCGCGGCATTGCCGGCCGGTCATTCGAGCATCGTTTCGAGCTTGCCGATCATGTCAGGGTCAGCGGAGCAGATTTGAAAAACGGTCTTTTGTCCGTCAATCTCGTCCGTGAGGTTCCCGAGGAAATGAAGCCGCGGAGGATAACCATCGAGACCGCGCCCGCGCTTGGCTCGACATCGTCTCCTGCGCAGATCGAAGCAAAAAAAGCCGCGTAAGCTTTATAGCTTTCAATGAGGGCGCCGTGGCCGCGGCGCCTTCGACATCACGGGTTTGGAAGGAGGAAGCAATGAAACCCGATATGTTCAGAGAACCTGTTTCAATTCTTGTTGGTCTCGGCTATCCCGCCCAGGTGCGCAGCGTCATCGATGCTTACCGACACCTCGTAGAATGGCCGACAGCGCTTAGAGACAGCGCACATTCGGTCGCGCTCAAGGCGTGCGGAGCAGCACTGCGCGGTGAGATCGAAGCGGAAACTGCCAGAGGGCTGTTTGCCGCCTTCGCGCAAAAACATGATTTATTGGCGCCGGAGACGAACTTTATCGCCTCGACTGGTTCGCGCCGGGATAAGGATCCACGCCTCGCCTGAGGCAACCCTCGACGCCCGTCAACGAAATTATAACAGGGCGCGCGGTTCGAGCGCCGGCGGGCTGGCTTCTTACTTCCGATTAGGAGATATGCGCGGCGTTGCGCCGAGCTCAAGCGAGCCGGCACGGTCAGCAGCTGATAGGGTCAGGTGAGGCGAGGTGACTTATGGTGATTGCTGCGTTTCCTGCATGTCGGCTCCGTTTAAATACCTCTCCGTCTGGAAACTGAGCCTTGTCAGGCCGCTCCTCACCTCAGCCGCGTTCATGAACAAATCCCATATCAGGCCGCTGCGATAGTTTTCCATCATCGCCACGACCGGGCCCTGATTGATCGCGAGATGGGTTTTGGAAACCCATCCAGTCGATGGCTCAAAGGAATCCATCAGGCCGAAGCGACCCATTAGCCTGCCTTCCCGCCATTGCAGAAAGGACATCGCTGCCTGTTTTGATCGTGCCGGGAGAAACGGCATGCTTGAGAGAGCAGCCGTCGTTGCAATGATGCCGTGATCTTCCGTCGGCGAATTGACGATATATCCTTTGGGACCATCGCAAGCGGAAAGCCCCCATCCGTCAGCAGGCGCATAGCGATTGCTGCAATAGCGATAGTTGATGACACTATGAGCATGCGCCTGCTCGACATAATCCTGGCAATAGGCATCCCGCAATCCGCGCGGATCGATCGTGCAGAAGGAGTAATGCGACAGGAAAAGCGGACCTCCGAATGGCTGCCCGAGCGGCAGCCGGACACCCAGATAGGATGCACCATTCTTGATGTCGCCGTTGCGCGCCCAGCCGATATGGTAAGATGCGGGATCGATCGAATGTTTCGCCGATCCCGCGGCAAGAACATAACAGACCAGAGCCTCGTTCCACCCCACGATCGGCAGGTTCTTCGCCCAGCCGAACCGGGGGCTCCAATGCCAGAAGAGCGGGCCGGGCTTGCCCTGTGTGAACCAGTCCCATTCCACCGTGTCAACAATGGCGGCTACGGACTGGCGCAGACCGATTGCGCTTGGCGTCGGCTCGCCGAAGAATTCGCGTGTGCAGATCAGCGCCTGGACCAGAAGCGCTGTTTCAACGAGGTCTCCGCCATCGTCGAACTTTGCAAACGGAATGGTCTTGCCTCCTGATGTCTGCACAAAATGCGGAAAGGCGCCGTGAAATCGTTTCATCGCAAGAAGAGAGCGAAGCATTCGATTTGCCCGGTCAATCCCCTCCTGCCGCGTGATCCACGAACGGTGTACACCGACGATCAGCGCCAGAAATCCGAAGCCGACACCGGATATGGAGGTAACCTCATGAATCGGCTCTCCGTCCGAACTCATTCGATCCCTCGGAAGTCCGCTTTCGCGATGGCTGCCGGACCAGAAATAATCAAAAGTGCTATGATGCAAGCCATCAAGCTGAGCAGAAAATTCGTCTGTCACTTCCAACCTCGGATGATCCGCAGCACAATCGGAAGCAGATCCGCACACAGGCTTAACCGACTCGGCTATTGATTCCAAATGTGCAGACATGCAGGGCTGAATTGGGGTCGCTTGGCAAAATCCAACACTCTACCACATCGCGTTTCGGGAACATCGCCGGGTAAGCTTGGTTGATGACCGTACGCATGTCACCGAGCAGAACACGAGTTGGGAAACCGAAGCCGCATGATCCTCTTCATCTCCGACGTCAAAAAGACCTATGAAACGGCTGAAGGTGTAATTCCGGTGCTCAATGGTGTCGGGCTATCGCTCGATGCCGGTGAAAGCCTTGCCCTGACAGGAGAATCCGGCAGCGGCAAAAGCACGCTTCTCCATCTTGCTGGCGGCCTTGATCTTCCCGACAGCGGCACCATCATGGTAAGCGGCCGCAAGATCACCGATCTTGACGACAGGGGCCGGGCGCAATTTCGCCGACATGATGTCGGTCTGATTTTTCAGCAGTTCAATCTGATACCGAGCCTTGATGTTGGCTCCAATGTTTCTTTCCATGCAAAGCTTGCGGGCCGCCATGATCCGACGTGGGAAAAGACGCTGGTCGAAGCGCTCGGAATTGCAACGCTGCTGAGGCGCTACCCAGAGCAGCTATCGGGCGGGCAACAGCAACGGGTTGCAATCGCACGAACCCTTGCGGCACGGCCGGCACTGATCCTCGCCGACGAGCCAACCGGCAATCTGGACGAGGCGACCGCGGATATCGTCATCGACATCATGCTTCGGCTGACAAAGTCGGCCAATATAGCACTTCTGCTCGTCACCCATTCCAGCCGGCTTGCCGCGAAGCTTGATCGGCGAATCACCTTAAGCGGCGGGAAGGTTTCGCAATGAACCTATCCGCCTTCAACGCGCTGCTTTCGCATTGGCGCTATCGACCTGTTCAGCTGATGACGCTCGTGATGGGCGTGGCGCTCGCGACAGCTCTCTGGTCCGCCGTGCAGGCCATCAATGCCGAGGCGCGGGCGAGTTATGACCGGGCTGCCTCCGTTTTGTCTCAAAACCAGCTGGATCAGTTGGTGGCAAAGGACGGGGGCATGATAGCGTCGCAGACTTACGCAAAACTTCGGCGTGCGGGTTTCGATGTCTCTCCAGTCATTGAGGGTCAACACCGGTTTGGGATGACGCGTATCAGGCTTATCGGAATTGATCCGTTGACGATGCCGTCGGACCGTACGCTTCTGCCCGCCAATGATCGATCTGGACTGATCGAATTCATGACGCCGCCCGGTGTCATGATCGTGTCGCCGGCAACAGCCGGTAGCCTGAAAGAAACTTCAGGCCTTGCGGTGAGAACGGCAGAAAATATCCCTGACGGTGCCGCCTTTGTCGACATCGCCACCGCGGACCGTCTCCTTGAACGCAATGGCCGCCTTAGCCGAATTGTCGTTTCCGCGGGAGAAGGGCAGAAATTGCAGGCGATTGCGGCCGTCGCGCCCGAGCTGAGGATTAGAGAAGCAGGTGGGCGGCCGGATGTCGCGCGGCTCACCGACAGCTTTCATCTCAACCTTGCCGCATTTGGGTTTCTTGCTTTCGTTGTTGGTCTTTTCATCGTTTATTCCGCAACCGGCCTGTCGTTTGAGCAGCGGCGTGGCACCTTCAGGACGATGAGATCGCTCGGCGTCTCGCTGACATCCCTCACGGCCATGCTCTTTATCGAAGTGACGCTCTTTGCGCTCGTTTCGGGCGCTTTCGGCGTTGTGCTGGGTTACGTGATTGCCTCGGCACTTCTGCCTGGCGTGGCAGCGACGCTCGGCGGCCTTTACGGGGCGAGCGTTGTGGGTTCGCTTTCCATCAGGCCGGAATGGTGGCTGGCAGGCCTTGGCATGGCGCTGGTCGGCACCTGGCTTTCTTCCCTTCAACATCTCTGGCGTGTCTGGAAGATGCCGATCCTGTCAGCGGCGCAAAGCAGGGCTTGGGCAATGGCCTCCTTCAAGGGGCTTGTGCTTCAGGCCATAGCAGGCGTAGTTCTTCTTGCGCTTTCTATCCTGCTGATCTGGTGGGGCAAGGGTCTCGTTGCCGGCTTTTCCGCGCTGGCGGCATTCCTGCTGGGCGCAGCTCTTATCCTCCCACCGTCACTGGCTGTTGCCCTGAAAACATGTGAGCAGACATCCCGACATGTGTTGGCAAAATGGTTCTTTGCCGACACACGGCAGCAATTGCCGGGACTGTCGCTCGCGTTGATGGCATTGCTGTTGGCATTGTCGGCCAATATCGGCGTGGGAACCATGGTTTCGAGCTTTCGCGAAACGTTTGTCGGTTGGCTGGACCAGCGGCTCGCGGCGGAAGTTTATGTAACGGCAAGGGATGAGAGTGAGGCGGACCGATTGCGTCAATGGTTCCCTGATCATACAAAAGCGGTTCTGCCGATCTGGAGTACGCAGGGCGAAATTTCGGGAGAAAAGGTGCAGATTTTTGGTGTCGCCGATGACGCCACCTATAGGGACCATTGGCCGTTGATCCAAGGTACCAAAGCGACCTGGGACGAGGTTGCGAGTGGGCAGGGAGCGCTTGTCAACGAGCAGTTCTGGCGGTCCGGCAAGGCATCGCTCGGACAGAAAATCGCCCTGCCGGGCGGCTGGAGCGCCACCGTCGTCGGTGTGTTTTCGGATTACGGCAATCCGACCGGCCAAGTCATCATCGGTATCAAAGCCCTTGTTGAACACTATCCCGACGTCGAGAAGCTGCGCTACGGGCTCCGCATCGCCCCGGAGGAGACGTCCGCCTTCCGGCAGCGGCTGATGGACGAATTCGGGCTGCCTGAAAGCAATATCGTTGACCAGGCTTCTCTCAAGCGGCAGTCGACGGCCATTTTCGAGCAGACCTTTGCAGTGACGGGTGCGCTCAACGTCCTGACGCTTGCCGTTGCGGGCTTTGCGATGTTTTCGAGCCTTTTGACGCTTTCGTCGCTCCGGTTGCCACAGCTGGCTCCTGTCTGGGCGCTCGGGCTTCGTCGTCGCGATCTGGCGTGGCTAGAACTTCTCCGGACGCTTGCCTTGTGGTTCATCACTTTCCTCGCGGCAATTCCCGTCGGGCTAGTATTGGCGTGGGTTCTCCTGGTGATCATCAACGTCGAAGCATTCGGCTGGCGGTTGCCCATGATGCTCTTCCCCCTGGAATGGCTTAGACTGGCCGTTGTCGCGCTGCTCGCCGCCGTCATCTCGGTTCTCATTCCGATCCGGCGGCTGGCGAGAACGGCTCCTGCCGACCTTCTGAGGGTCTTTGCCAATGAACGCTAATCCCATCATCGCTTTTCTTTGCGCTTCTCTTGTTCTGATGCCCGCCGCGGCAGTCGGGCAGGGTTTTGCCGGTCTCGGGTCGAACGCGGAAGGTTTTAGCGTTCCGAGGAGAGGCGTGCCGCTGGTGTTCCCGCAGGACCATGGGGCGCATCCCGATTTCAGGATCGAGTGGTGGTACGTCACAGCTAATCTGCGCACATCCGATGGTGAAGAACTCGGTGCGCAATGGACGCTTTTCCGGTCGGCGCTTCAACCTGGTAAGCGTGGCGGATGGGCCGATCCGCAAATATGGCTCGGCCATGCGGCAGTAACGACCGCTAACCGTCATTACGTGGCTGAAAGATTGGCGCGCGGCGGTGTTGGACAGGCAGGCGTCGAAGCTGAGCCGTTCGACGCCTGGATCGACAACTGGCAGATGGAAGCGGTGACGAGTGAACTTGCCGATCCTCTCGACAAGATTGATCTGAATGCCAAAGGCGACGGTTTCCAGTATCAGTTAAGGCTTACCGCGAAAGGACCTCTGGTTTTGCAGGGTGAAAAGGGCTTTTCCGTCAAATCGGCGGCAGGCCAGGCAAGCTTTTATTATTCACAGCCATTTTACGAGGTGCGCGGGACGGTCATCCTTGATGGCCGATCACGCGAGGTGAATGGCAGGGCTTGGCTCGATCGGGAGTGGTCGTCCCAGCCGCTGGCGTCAAATCAGACGGGGTGGGACTGGTTCTCCCTCCATCTTGCGACGGGTGAAAAGGTTATGGCGTTTCGCCTGCGGGACGACAGGCAAGGATATGTTTCTGCCAATTGGGTGTCGGCGGACGGCACGACCGCAGCCATGGATCCCGCAGATGTGCAGCTTTCACCCTTGCGAACCGCAACTGTCAACGGCAGGGTCATCCCTGTGGAATGGAACCTGAAGATACCGAGCCGCGGTCTCGACATCAACATGACCGCTCTTAATGAACAGGCCTGGATGGCGACCTCGACGCCCTATTGGGAGGGGCCTATCAGTTTCACAGGGACCGCCTCGGGGAGTGGCTATCTGGAAATGACCGGCTACTGAGATTTTTTCTCAAACGCTCGGAACAAAATTGAAGATGACACATTTCCCCGGCGTATAATCCTCAGGACGCTGAATGAAAGACGACCCACACTCCCGGCAGGACGCTAGAGACGCCGGAGAGCGTCTTGTTTCAGGCCACGCTTCAGAAGATCCTTTTGCGGCGGCTTTTAAAGCCACCCGCATGCCGATGCTCATCACCGACCCTCGGCAGCCCGACAATCCAATCATTTTCTGCAACCGCGCCTTCTGCAACCTGACCGGCTATGGGATGGAGGAGCTGATTGGGCGCAACTGCCGCCTTCTTCAGGGACCGAAGACAAATCCGGAGGCGGTCAACAAGCTGCGCGACGCGATCGCTTCGGAACGGGATCTCGCCATCGACATCCTGAACTACCGCAAAGATGGCTCGGAGTTCTGGAACGCGCTTTTCGTCAGCCCTGTGCGCGACGTGTCCGGAGCGGTCATCTACTTTTTCGCATCGCAGCTCGATTTCACCAACATCAAAAGCAAGGAGGCCGAGCTCGCCCGCGCCCGGCATATTGCCGAGGAAGAGGTGGCGCTGAGGACGGCCGATCTGACCGAGGCACTGCGCGCAAAAACGGCGCTCGTCCATGAAGTCGATCACCGCGTCAAAAACAATCTTTTGACGATCGCCTCCATCGTCAAGCTCCAGGCACGAATGACAGACAATGAGGTCGTCGAGCGGACACTGATGTCCGTGCTGAACCGCGTCGAAGCGCTGAGCACCGTTCAGCGCAAACTCCTGAACGATGAGGATGTGGGCCATTTCGATGTGGCGGATTTCGCCAATACCCTGATGCTGGACAAGATCGGTGCCTTGAAACGGAGCGACATCACTCTCACGACGGACCTCCACGAGGTCGTGGTTCCAGCAACCAAGGCATCGCCTTTGGCGTTGATCATCAACGAGCTGATTGGAGACGCGATTGGCCGTGGACTGAAAGATGGCGGTGGCGAACTGCATCTGGAAGTGAAACGGCTCAACGGCCACTTCCTCATTCGGGTCGTTGATATCGTTGTTCCGGTTGACGTCGATAGCGAACAAGCCGCCTTCAGCAAAAAGATGCTGGAAGCATCACTAAAACAGTTGCGTGCAACGATGGTGAGGACCGTCGATAATCGCCGGACGGACGTCCAGGTCACGCTTTCTGTAAAAGACTGAAAGGATATCTCGTGAAGATCTTGATTGTTGAAGATGAGGCTTTACTGGCTATGGAGCTTGAGAGTGAAGTGGAAGAGGCCGGGCACGAGATCGTGGGCGTCGCCGCTGACAGCAAGCAAGCTCTTTCATTGATCGAAAAAACCTCGCCACAATTCGCCTTTGTGGATATTCAATTGCTTGACGGTCCAACTGGTATCGACGTCGGTCGGCATCTTGCGTCCCGTTCAATTCCCTATGTTTTCGTTTCCGGAAACCTGAAGCGCATCCCTGAGGATTTCGCGGGGGCGCTTGGCGCGATCGAAAAACCTTACACGATGAACGGGTTGCAAAATGCACTTGAATTCATCGACACCATCGTGAACGGCGAGCACCAGTCGGTTACCGCACCGCCAAGTCTTGTGTTGTCGCCGAACTTGCTCGCTGCATTGTCGGTGTAAGACGCCGTCGTAAATAGGATTTGCCCTTGAACTCGCCATCTGAACGCATCGAAGCCGTTCGCAATTCTGGTTTGCTTGATGTTCAGGGCCAATCCGAATTCCAGGAGATTATCGAGGTTGTTAAATCCGGGCTGAAATGTCCGGTAGCACTGATTTCCATTCTCGATGAGCATCGGCAAGTCTTCATCGCCCATCTCGGCCTTCCGGAAAAATGGGCCGAAGCGGCAGAGACGCCGCTGACGCATTCTTTT
This sequence is a window from Agrobacterium tumefaciens. Protein-coding genes within it:
- a CDS encoding Hsp20 family protein, with translation MATSFDYSPLFRSSVGFDRVFNLLENAQRARSVSDWPPYDIVKTGDDSYRIAIAVAGFAQDDLDITFQSNLLTVTGKKQETAAEAYLHRGIAGRSFEHRFELADHVRVSGADLKNGLLSVNLVREVPEEMKPRRITIETAPALGSTSSPAQIEAKKAA
- a CDS encoding DUF982 domain-containing protein — translated: MKPDMFREPVSILVGLGYPAQVRSVIDAYRHLVEWPTALRDSAHSVALKACGAALRGEIEAETARGLFAAFAQKHDLLAPETNFIASTGSRRDKDPRLA
- a CDS encoding glucoamylase family protein gives rise to the protein MSSDGEPIHEVTSISGVGFGFLALIVGVHRSWITRQEGIDRANRMLRSLLAMKRFHGAFPHFVQTSGGKTIPFAKFDDGGDLVETALLVQALICTREFFGEPTPSAIGLRQSVAAIVDTVEWDWFTQGKPGPLFWHWSPRFGWAKNLPIVGWNEALVCYVLAAGSAKHSIDPASYHIGWARNGDIKNGASYLGVRLPLGQPFGGPLFLSHYSFCTIDPRGLRDAYCQDYVEQAHAHSVINYRYCSNRYAPADGWGLSACDGPKGYIVNSPTEDHGIIATTAALSSMPFLPARSKQAAMSFLQWREGRLMGRFGLMDSFEPSTGWVSKTHLAINQGPVVAMMENYRSGLIWDLFMNAAEVRSGLTRLSFQTERYLNGADMQETQQSP
- a CDS encoding ABC transporter ATP-binding protein, translating into MILFISDVKKTYETAEGVIPVLNGVGLSLDAGESLALTGESGSGKSTLLHLAGGLDLPDSGTIMVSGRKITDLDDRGRAQFRRHDVGLIFQQFNLIPSLDVGSNVSFHAKLAGRHDPTWEKTLVEALGIATLLRRYPEQLSGGQQQRVAIARTLAARPALILADEPTGNLDEATADIVIDIMLRLTKSANIALLLVTHSSRLAAKLDRRITLSGGKVSQ
- a CDS encoding FtsX-like permease family protein produces the protein MNLSAFNALLSHWRYRPVQLMTLVMGVALATALWSAVQAINAEARASYDRAASVLSQNQLDQLVAKDGGMIASQTYAKLRRAGFDVSPVIEGQHRFGMTRIRLIGIDPLTMPSDRTLLPANDRSGLIEFMTPPGVMIVSPATAGSLKETSGLAVRTAENIPDGAAFVDIATADRLLERNGRLSRIVVSAGEGQKLQAIAAVAPELRIREAGGRPDVARLTDSFHLNLAAFGFLAFVVGLFIVYSATGLSFEQRRGTFRTMRSLGVSLTSLTAMLFIEVTLFALVSGAFGVVLGYVIASALLPGVAATLGGLYGASVVGSLSIRPEWWLAGLGMALVGTWLSSLQHLWRVWKMPILSAAQSRAWAMASFKGLVLQAIAGVVLLALSILLIWWGKGLVAGFSALAAFLLGAALILPPSLAVALKTCEQTSRHVLAKWFFADTRQQLPGLSLALMALLLALSANIGVGTMVSSFRETFVGWLDQRLAAEVYVTARDESEADRLRQWFPDHTKAVLPIWSTQGEISGEKVQIFGVADDATYRDHWPLIQGTKATWDEVASGQGALVNEQFWRSGKASLGQKIALPGGWSATVVGVFSDYGNPTGQVIIGIKALVEHYPDVEKLRYGLRIAPEETSAFRQRLMDEFGLPESNIVDQASLKRQSTAIFEQTFAVTGALNVLTLAVAGFAMFSSLLTLSSLRLPQLAPVWALGLRRRDLAWLELLRTLALWFITFLAAIPVGLVLAWVLLVIINVEAFGWRLPMMLFPLEWLRLAVVALLAAVISVLIPIRRLARTAPADLLRVFANER
- a CDS encoding lipocalin-like domain-containing protein; translation: MNANPIIAFLCASLVLMPAAAVGQGFAGLGSNAEGFSVPRRGVPLVFPQDHGAHPDFRIEWWYVTANLRTSDGEELGAQWTLFRSALQPGKRGGWADPQIWLGHAAVTTANRHYVAERLARGGVGQAGVEAEPFDAWIDNWQMEAVTSELADPLDKIDLNAKGDGFQYQLRLTAKGPLVLQGEKGFSVKSAAGQASFYYSQPFYEVRGTVILDGRSREVNGRAWLDREWSSQPLASNQTGWDWFSLHLATGEKVMAFRLRDDRQGYVSANWVSADGTTAAMDPADVQLSPLRTATVNGRVIPVEWNLKIPSRGLDINMTALNEQAWMATSTPYWEGPISFTGTASGSGYLEMTGY
- a CDS encoding PAS domain-containing protein, which produces MKDDPHSRQDARDAGERLVSGHASEDPFAAAFKATRMPMLITDPRQPDNPIIFCNRAFCNLTGYGMEELIGRNCRLLQGPKTNPEAVNKLRDAIASERDLAIDILNYRKDGSEFWNALFVSPVRDVSGAVIYFFASQLDFTNIKSKEAELARARHIAEEEVALRTADLTEALRAKTALVHEVDHRVKNNLLTIASIVKLQARMTDNEVVERTLMSVLNRVEALSTVQRKLLNDEDVGHFDVADFANTLMLDKIGALKRSDITLTTDLHEVVVPATKASPLALIINELIGDAIGRGLKDGGGELHLEVKRLNGHFLIRVVDIVVPVDVDSEQAAFSKKMLEASLKQLRATMVRTVDNRRTDVQVTLSVKD
- a CDS encoding response regulator, which encodes MKILIVEDEALLAMELESEVEEAGHEIVGVAADSKQALSLIEKTSPQFAFVDIQLLDGPTGIDVGRHLASRSIPYVFVSGNLKRIPEDFAGALGAIEKPYTMNGLQNALEFIDTIVNGEHQSVTAPPSLVLSPNLLAALSV